In the Bordetella genomosp. 10 genome, one interval contains:
- a CDS encoding muropeptide transporter: MSVVANIYTSRRVAPLLVLGFSSGLPLALTGGTLQAWATVEGVSLQDIGFLTLVGTAYTLKFLWAPLVDRYVPPFLGRRRGWMALTQALLGLGIAGMALLSPGSHLLPLALLAVAVAFLSATQDIAFDAYSTDVLHKEERGAGAAVKVLGYRIAMLVSGGLALILADSWLGWRATYVLMGVLMLLCVIGTLWGPEPEHPAPPPRSLSEAVTEPLQEFFGRHGALTVLLLIVLYKLGDAFAGALSTTFLLRGAGFSPTEVGTVNKVLGLASTIVGTLAGGALLARVGLYRSLMLFGVLQAVSNLGYWIVAVSPHHLYTMAAAVGFENLCGGMGTAAFVALLMALCKQEFSATQFALLSALSAVGRTYLAGPLTPVLVGKLGWPGFFLVTVLIALPGLVLLRLRRGDIEALDTDAA, from the coding sequence ATTTCCGTCGTCGCCAACATCTACACCAGCCGCCGCGTCGCCCCTTTGCTGGTGCTCGGTTTTTCCAGCGGGTTGCCGCTCGCCCTGACCGGCGGCACCTTGCAGGCCTGGGCCACGGTCGAGGGCGTATCGCTGCAGGACATCGGTTTCCTGACGCTCGTGGGCACGGCCTACACCCTGAAATTCCTCTGGGCGCCGCTGGTCGACCGCTACGTGCCGCCTTTCCTGGGCCGCCGCCGCGGCTGGATGGCGCTGACCCAGGCGTTGCTGGGGCTGGGCATCGCCGGCATGGCGCTGCTGTCGCCGGGCAGCCACCTGCTGCCGCTGGCGCTGCTGGCGGTGGCGGTGGCCTTTCTCTCGGCGACCCAGGACATCGCCTTCGACGCCTACAGCACCGACGTGCTGCACAAGGAGGAACGCGGCGCCGGCGCGGCCGTCAAGGTGCTGGGCTATCGCATCGCCATGCTGGTGTCCGGCGGCCTGGCGCTGATCCTGGCGGACAGTTGGCTGGGCTGGCGCGCCACCTATGTGCTGATGGGCGTCTTGATGCTGCTTTGCGTGATCGGCACGCTATGGGGCCCGGAGCCCGAACACCCCGCGCCGCCGCCCCGCTCGCTCTCCGAGGCCGTGACCGAGCCCCTGCAGGAATTCTTCGGCCGGCACGGCGCCCTGACGGTGCTGCTGCTGATCGTCCTCTACAAGCTGGGCGACGCCTTCGCCGGGGCGCTGTCCACCACGTTCCTGCTGCGCGGCGCCGGGTTCTCGCCCACCGAAGTGGGCACGGTCAACAAGGTCCTGGGCCTGGCCTCCACCATCGTCGGGACGCTGGCCGGCGGCGCGCTGCTGGCGCGCGTCGGGCTGTACCGTTCGCTGATGTTGTTCGGCGTGCTGCAGGCGGTTTCGAATCTCGGGTATTGGATTGTCGCGGTCAGCCCCCATCATCTTTACACCATGGCGGCGGCGGTCGGTTTCGAGAACCTGTGCGGCGGCATGGGGACGGCCGCCTTCGTGGCCTTGCTGATGGCGCTGTGCAAGCAGGAGTTCTCCGCCACGCAGTTCGCGCTGCTGTCGGCCCTGTCGGCGGTGGGACGAACCTACCTGGCCGGGCCCCTGACGCCGGTGCTCGTCGGTAAACTGGGTTGGCCGGGCTTTTTCCTGGTCACGGTGCTGATCGCCTTGCCGGGGCTGGTCTTGCTGCGCCTGCGGCGCGGCGATATCGAGGCCCTGGACACCGACGCGGCGTGA
- the metW gene encoding methionine biosynthesis protein MetW, translating into MDGSSLSPGHGELRNDLARIASWIEPGSRVLDLGCGDGELLAHLRDERQVNGAGVEIDDHSVIACVRRGVNVIQQNLEEGLALFDAGQFDTVVLSQTLQSMRHTEHILREMARVARYGVVSFPNFGYWPHGWAILRGRMPVTGQMPYAWYNTPNIHLCTLRDFESLARQLGLRILERATFNHDREVRLLPGWRSTLALYRFAAG; encoded by the coding sequence ATGGATGGATCTTCCTTGTCCCCGGGACACGGCGAGTTGCGCAACGACCTGGCGCGCATCGCGAGCTGGATCGAGCCGGGATCGCGCGTGCTGGACCTGGGCTGCGGCGACGGCGAATTGCTGGCGCACCTGCGGGACGAACGCCAGGTCAACGGCGCCGGCGTGGAAATCGACGACCATTCCGTCATCGCCTGCGTGCGGCGCGGGGTCAACGTCATCCAGCAGAACCTGGAGGAAGGGCTGGCGCTCTTCGACGCGGGGCAGTTCGACACCGTGGTGCTGTCGCAGACGCTGCAGTCCATGCGCCACACCGAGCACATCCTGCGGGAAATGGCGCGCGTGGCGCGCTACGGCGTGGTGTCCTTCCCCAACTTCGGCTACTGGCCGCACGGCTGGGCTATCCTGCGGGGGCGCATGCCGGTCACGGGACAGATGCCCTACGCCTGGTACAACACGCCCAACATCCACTTGTGCACGCTGCGCGATTTCGAGAGCCTGGCGCGTCAACTGGGCCTGCGCATACTAGAACGCGCCACCTTCAACCACGACCGCGAGGTGCGCCTGCTGCCCGGCTGGCGTAGTACCCTGGCGCTCTATCGTTTCGCCGCCGGCTGA
- the metX gene encoding homoserine O-succinyltransferase MetX — MTATIPHPAVGAATPDANPAQAGAQIAADPAVSSSPLSGAASAPPVSPGSVGHVAPVFLAFDTPLPLASGQSLARYELAVETYGTLNAARTNAVLICHALNASHHVAGINSANPKDIGWWDNMVGPGKPVDTDRFFVIGVNNLGSCFGSTGPASINPDTGAPWGAAFPVLTVEDWVHAQARVADHFGIQRFAAVMGGSLGGMQALGWATVCPERVAHCVVIASTPRLSAQNIAFNEVARRAIITDPDFHGGDYYAHGTVPGRGLSVARMIGHITYLSQDDMAEKFGRNQRAPGADGAYRYGYDVEFEVESYLRYQGEKFSRYFDANTYLLITRALDYFDPARTHGGDLARALSPARSGFLLVSFSTDWRFPPECSREIVRALLKNGRPVTYAEIDAPHGHDAFLLDDERYHAVVRAYYDRIARELGLPERAAALPAVGAAAPGGER, encoded by the coding sequence ATGACTGCAACCATCCCGCATCCGGCTGTCGGCGCCGCAACGCCCGACGCCAACCCGGCGCAGGCCGGCGCCCAGATCGCCGCCGACCCCGCCGTTTCCAGTTCCCCCCTTTCCGGCGCCGCGTCCGCGCCGCCGGTTTCACCCGGTTCCGTCGGCCACGTCGCGCCGGTGTTCCTGGCGTTCGACACCCCCTTGCCGCTGGCCAGCGGGCAATCCCTGGCGCGCTACGAGCTGGCGGTCGAGACCTATGGCACGCTGAACGCCGCGCGCACCAATGCCGTGTTGATCTGCCATGCGCTGAATGCCTCGCATCACGTCGCGGGCATCAATAGCGCGAATCCCAAGGACATCGGCTGGTGGGACAACATGGTGGGCCCCGGCAAGCCGGTGGACACCGACCGCTTTTTCGTCATCGGCGTCAACAACCTGGGCTCCTGCTTCGGTTCCACCGGGCCCGCCTCGATCAATCCCGATACCGGCGCCCCCTGGGGCGCGGCCTTTCCGGTCCTGACCGTGGAAGACTGGGTGCATGCGCAGGCGCGCGTCGCCGATCATTTCGGCATCCAGCGCTTCGCCGCGGTGATGGGCGGCTCGCTGGGCGGCATGCAGGCCCTGGGCTGGGCCACCGTCTGCCCCGAGCGGGTGGCGCACTGCGTGGTCATCGCCAGCACGCCGCGCCTGTCGGCGCAGAACATCGCCTTCAATGAAGTGGCGCGGCGCGCCATCATCACCGATCCGGATTTCCACGGCGGCGACTATTACGCGCACGGCACGGTGCCGGGACGCGGCCTGTCGGTGGCCCGCATGATCGGCCATATCACCTATCTGTCGCAGGACGACATGGCCGAGAAGTTCGGCCGCAACCAGCGCGCGCCCGGCGCGGATGGCGCATACCGCTACGGCTACGACGTCGAGTTCGAGGTCGAGTCCTACCTGCGCTATCAAGGCGAAAAGTTTTCGCGCTATTTTGACGCGAACACCTATTTGCTGATCACGCGCGCCCTGGACTATTTCGATCCCGCCCGCACGCATGGCGGCGACCTGGCGCGGGCGCTTTCGCCGGCGCGGTCCGGCTTCCTGCTGGTGTCCTTCTCAACCGATTGGCGCTTCCCGCCGGAATGCTCGCGCGAGATCGTGCGCGCGCTGCTGAAGAACGGCCGGCCGGTGACCTACGCGGAAATCGACGCGCCGCACGGTCACGACGCCTTCCTGCTGGACGACGAGCGGTATCACGCGGTGGTGCGGGCCTACTACGACCGCATCGCCCGCGAACTGGGGCTGCCGGAGCGCGCCGCCGCGCTCCCGGCCGTGGGCGCGGCGGCGCCGGGAGGAGAGCGGTGA
- a CDS encoding helix-turn-helix domain-containing protein, which produces MTRRALSIRERACLQWAALGKSSREIGPLLGIRERTVNFHLQNACRKLSARNRRAAAVTALAMGLLDLGPHGPHGPQGPRPAEDAAGRGLTGESAANGRRFPPRPVAACPPVRLPPPR; this is translated from the coding sequence ATGACCAGACGCGCATTGTCGATCCGGGAGCGCGCCTGCCTGCAGTGGGCGGCGCTGGGCAAGTCCAGCCGCGAAATCGGCCCCTTGCTCGGCATCCGCGAAAGAACCGTCAATTTCCACCTGCAGAACGCCTGCCGCAAGCTGTCGGCCCGCAACCGGCGCGCGGCGGCGGTCACCGCGCTGGCCATGGGCCTGCTGGACCTCGGCCCGCACGGCCCGCACGGGCCGCAGGGCCCACGGCCGGCGGAAGACGCCGCCGGGCGCGGTCTCACTGGCGAAAGCGCAGCGAATGGACGAAGGTTTCCGCCTCGGCCGGTGGCAGCTTGTCCGCCGGTCCGGTTGCCACCGCCTCGATAA